The Streptomyces bacillaris sequence GGCCGATCATTCTGCTTGACTGCGGATCGATTTCCCGGGACTGTGCTTTGCAGGCGCTGTCCGGCTTCTCCGGTGGCGAAGCCGGGGCAAGGGAATGCTTCTCGCCTGTCGAAGGTATGGTCTTGCCGGTGTGCAGACTTGGCGTTCTGTATAGGTGTTCGAGAAGTCTATTCGAGTGTTGGGGATGCAAGCAGGACCTGGCATTCGGTTCTCGGTAGCATGGAATGCGAGTTGGATGTCCGCAAGAGTTGGACGAGTGGCCGCGATGGTCATGGCAGGGGTAATTGCTGCCGCGACCGGGATGGTCACCAACGTCGTGACGGACAATCCGTCGGGTGCTTGGTGGGCTGCTCTGGCTGTCTTGGTTCTCTTCGGCGTTGTGCCGCAGGTCTACCTCCACCGGGGTGCCTCGCCGGAGGATTCGCCTCCGGTGGTCAGAGCCACAGCCACAGGCGCGGTCGCGGTCGGAGGTTCCTCGCACGAGCGCATCTCCACCAAGGTTGTCGGCGTTGCGGGCACAGCGGGCGGCCCGGTCGACCAGGGGGTTTCGGCAACCGCGGCAGGTGCTGTGGCGGTAGGAGGAGAGGCGCGGGCTGTCATCGAGACGGATGTCGCCCACGGCTCGGGTGGTACTTCATGAGGTGGGACCGGCCGCCGGCCACCGAGGCGGGCGGCGAGGCCGCTGTCGCCGTCGGGGGAGACGCCATGGCGCCTATCATCACGAACCCAACCATGCACAACACCTTTAACCTGACTGTGCGTTGCGACGAGCCCCCTCCCGCCGCGCGAGCTCGGAATCTTCCGCCTGGAGTGCCCGACTTCACCGGGCGTGCCTCCGAAATCCAGGTCATCGAGCGTGAGGCGCTCGTGGGCAGGCATGGCCAGCACTCCGTTACGGCGGTAGTGACGGGGAAACCCGGGGTCGGGAAGACCTGCCTGGCTGTGCACCTTGCCCATCGGATGGGGGTGGCCTACGAGGATGGGGAACTCTACGCGGATCTGCGTGGAGTCGATGAGCGACCGGCGCTGCCGGAAGAGATCATGGCTCGCTTCATGCAGGCGCTGGGGATGCCGGAGACGGAAATTCCTGGTGATACTTGCCTTCGCCTGGATGCCTACCGGCGGACAGTCACGGGCCGCTCCCTACTGATCGTCCTTGACAACGCCGCTGACAAAAAGCAGGTCCGGACGTTGCTCCCACCCGGTGCCGGGTCTCTGGTTCTGGTGACGAGTAGGAACAGGCTGATAGGCCTGGAGTCTGTTCACCGGTGCGATCTTGAGATGTTCCCCACCTCGGCATCGCTCGATTTCATGAGGAAGGTGGTCGGCGAAGATGCAGTCGACCGAGAGCCGCGCGATGCGCAGCGCGTCGCCGAGTTCTGCGGACATCTTCCTCTCGCCCTGCGTATCGCTGCGATCCGACTACATTCCACTTGCAATATGCGCATGTCGGACCTCGCTCGGGAGTTGCGTGACGAGCGTGACCGACTCGAAGCGCTGAAAGCCGATGACCTGGCGGTCCGGGCGGCTTTCAATCTCTCCTATCGAAAGATGGGCAAAGGGGCACGGAATACCTTTAAGAGCCTCTCCCATGTGCCGGGCGCCGATTTTGGAACGGGTATCTGCTCGGCCGTGTCGGTGTTCGAGGTCCGACAGGCAGCGAAGATGCTGCGGAAGCTGGTGGATGCAAATCTTGTCGAGCAGTCGGAAGTGCCGGGAAGATTCAGGTTTCACGACCTGCTGAAAGTTTTCTCGCGAGAGAAGATGGAGAAGGGCCCGGCCGACCGCGTCCAGGGGGACAGGCGGCGTATGCTCACCTGGCTTCAAAGGTCCGCGCTGAAGGTCCAGTCTACTCTGGGGGGCGTGTTCGAGGTTGAGCTTCCGGACAGTGGAAGTGCTGAGATCGACTCGATCGAGACGGCGGCAGCCTGGGTGGATTCGGAATTTCTGAACGCGGTGGCGGCCTTGGGTGTTGCTGAATCCTATGACGCCCCGGAGCGTGTGGTCGGACTCGCTCTCGCGCTGTCTGGTATTTTCGGGCGAGGCGCTTGCCCGCAGCAACGCTGCAGAGGCTCTTCATCGGCTCGGTAGAAAAAGTGAGGCGATTGAGTACTCGATGACGGCTCGGTCCGTCTTCGCTCGGCTCGGTGACGATCAGAGGCTGGCCAAGGCCATGATCTCCCACATTCCCATCCTGTTCGAGGACGGGAGGATCGAGGAGGCGGTGGAGGGAGCAGCTGCCGCGATCGAAACGATGATGCTCCTCGGCGATGTGAAGGCAGTGGCCTCCGCGCATCAAGTGCTGGCCCGTGAATATGAGGTCATCGAGAACTGGGATGAGTCTCTCCGGCACGCCATGCAGTCGCTGGAAATCGGCGGCACTGCCCTGACCCCATATGAGCGGGCAGCGACCTGCGGTCTGGCCCTGAGCGCCGCCTCGAAGCTGGGGCGGCGATCGGAAGTGGCGCACTGCGTAGGCATCCTCCAGGAGGCTTTCGCAGTCGACCCCTCCCTTCGTGGCGCGTTCGTCAAAGCTTTCGAGGGAGAGGCCGAACTGCTCGCGTTGTGAAGTCCGGGGTCGGGTGTGTTGGGCGGATGCGGGCATCCGCAACCTATGGGGCCCTGGCTACTTCCGGGATATGATGGGTGCTCCTTGCCGCAGCAGTTCGCGGAAGCGGGGGTCTCCCGGGCGGTGCGAACTGCCGGGCCCTGCACGTTGGCGTCGACTCGGTCGGCGAAGCCGCCGCTCCCCCTTTACGTCGTCACTGCGCCCCGCCCCGCTAACCTGCCCCGATCAGCGAAAAGGCCCTCCGGTGCGGAGGGCCTCACGGTCGTGCGGTCGGTGCGCCCCCGGCAGGACTCGAACCTGCGGCCAAGCGCTTAGAAGGCGCCTGCTCTATCCACTGAGCTACGGGGGCCGGGAGCCCTGATCGGGTGGTTCCGTGGCCGTGCCGGGACAAGGATAGGGCTCCGATCGCCTGGACCCGGTTGCTTCACCTGCGTGGCACGATGTGGAGGTTCGGTGAAGCGAACCGATAATCGCAGGTGAGTGCGGATCGTGCATAGCTTTTCGCGTCATGCGGGCCGGGTGTTGTGCACTCGTTATGCCTGCGCCCCACTCGTCCCGCTTGTCCGGAGTCCGTCCAGGGTCGGTCAGGAGTCTGTCCGGAGTCCGCCCGGGCGCCCGTCCGGGCGCTGTCCGGAGAGTGGAACCGCCGCGCAGAGGGGTCTATAAGCTTCAAAAGGGCACCAAAATTGGGCATTCTTCGCATGTGGTGACCATGGACGTACGGCCTCAGCTCATCGACGCACTTTCCGCCCTGCGCGACCGTGTCGCCGCCGTGCGTCTTCCACTCCCGCTGCCGGGGGCCGAACGCGCCCGGCAGACCAGGGTCGAACTCCTCGCGCAGCTCGACGACTACCTCCTGCCCCGGCTCAAGGACCCCGAAGCCCCGCTGCTCGCCGTGATCGGCGGGTCCACCGGGGCCGGGAAGTCCACGCTGGTCAACTCGCTCGTGGGGTGCCGGGTCAGCGAGGCCGGGGTGCTCCGGCCCACCACGCGCACGCCCGTGCTGGTCTGTCACCCCGACGACCACCACTGGTTCGCGGGCGTACGGGTGCTCCCGCAGCTCACCCGGATCTGGCTGCCGCCGGGCCGGCCCCGGGACCCCGACGGGCTCGACGACCTCGGCGCCGGTGCGGACGACGAGGCCGACGTGCTGCGGATCGAGACCGCCGTCAGCCTGCCCCCCGGGCTCGCCATCCTCGACGCCCCCGACATCGACTCCCTCGTCGTACGCAACCGGGTCCTGGCCGCCGAACTCATCTGCGCCGCCGACGTCTGGGTGATGGTCACCACCGCCTCCCGGTACGCCGACGCGGTGCCCTGGCATCTGCTGCGTACGGCCAAGGAGTACGACGCCGCCCTCGTCACCGTCCTCGACCGGGTCCCCCACCAGGTGATCGCCGAGGTCTCCCGGCAGTACGCGGCGCTCCTGACCCGCGCCGGGCTCGGGGACGTACCCCGTTTCACCATCCCCGAACTCCCCGAGTCCGCGGGCGGCGGCAGCGGACTGCTCCCCACCACCGCCGTCGCCCCGCTGCGCGCCTGGCTCACCCACCGGGCCCAGGACCCCGCCGCCCGGCAGCAGGCGGTGGGGCGTACGGCCTCCGGGCTCATCGAGTCGCTCAACGTCCGGATGCCCGCGCTGGCGTCGGCCGTCGCCGCGCAGTACGCCGCATCCGTACGGCTCACCGGTGTCGTCGAGGACGCGTACGCCAACGAGGCCGACCGGATCCGGCGCCGGCTGCAGAGCGGAGCGGTCCTCTCCGGGGACGCGCGCACCCGCTGGCGCGGCTACCCCCTCTACAGCGCCCCCGGCGAACTCCTCGAAGCCCTGGTGGACAGCCTGATCGCCCTCCTCCAGTGCGCGGTCTCCGCCGCCGACGCGCAGATCCGTACGCAGTGGAGCCGCGAGCCCGCCGCCGGGGTGTTCCGGTTCGAGGGCGCCGGGCGGGAGGCCGGGGGGTGGGGGCCCGTCGAGGACATCGAGGGCCGGATCGCCGTGGCCGTACGGCGGTGGCGGCGGGTTCTGGAGGAGCTGGCCGAGGAAGAGGTGCGGCAGCTCGAACGCAGTGTGGCGCCCGACCCCGAGAGCGTCGCCGCCCTGCTCGCCACGGCCCTGCTCGGCGGTCGGCGGGCCCGTACGGCCGGGGAGCAGCTCGCCGAACGCATCGGCGCCCAGGGCGCCCTGCGCCTCCGCGACAAGGGCGGCGAACTGCTGACGACCTATCTGGACCAGGTGCTCGGCGGCGAACGCGACCGCCGCCTCGCCCCGCTCGACGCGCTCGACGTCGCCCCCGAACCGCAGGCCGAACTGATCGCCGCACTGTCCGTCATGCAGAAGGAGAGGTGGCAGCGATGACCGCCGTCACGGACGAGAACCAGGGAAACGGTACGGCGGCCACGGGCGGGCCGAAGGAGGCCGAGGCTCCCGGGAAGGACGACGGGCACTGGGACGACGGGCTCATCGCCCGCCGCGCGGCCGCGGTCGACGGGCGGGGCGACGGTTCCGGAGGGGGCGACTCCCGTACGGGGGGCCGGGGCCGTTCCCGTGCGGGCTCCGCCTCCGCTCCCGCCGCCGATGAGGACGACGTACGTCCGCAGGTCGAGGCGTACGTCCCTTCCGGCGGGCCGCTGCCGACCCGGCTGGACGCCCTGCGCGAACTCGTCGGCCTCTCCCGGGCCCGGCTCGACCGGGACACCCTCACCGAGGCGGGACGCGTCCTGGACGAGGCCGCCGCCCGGCAACGGCTCTCCTCGCGGCACACGGTCGTCGCCATCGCGGGGGCCACCGGGAGCGGGAAGTCGACCCTGTTCAACGCCCTCGCCGGGGCCCAGATCTCCGACACCGGGCTGCGCCGCCCCACCACCTCCCAGCCCATCGCCTGCAGCTGGACCGACGGGGCCGCGGGGCTGCTCGACCGCCTCGCGATCCCCGGCCGCCTCCGCCGCAGGCCGCACCCGGGGCCCGCCGCGTCCGACGAGGCGCTCCAGGGGCTCGTCCTGGTCGACCTGCCCGACCACGACTCCGCCGCGACCGCCCACCGGGACCAGGTGGACCGGGTGCTGGCGCTGGTCGACGCGGTGATCTGGGTGGTGGACCCGGAGAAGTACGCCGACGCGGCCCTGCACGAACGCTATCTGCGCCCCCTCGCCGGCCATGCCGAGGTCACCTTCGTCGTCCTCAACCAGATCGACCGGCTCCCCGGCGAGGCCGCCGAACTCGTCCTCGACGACCTGCGCCGGCTCCTGGACGAGGACGGCATGGCCCTCGGCGAACACGGCGAACCCGGCGCCACCGTCATGTCCCTCTCCGCCCTGACCGGCGACGGGGTGCCCGAACTGCGGGAGCTGGTCGGCCGGTTCGTCCAGGACCGTACGGCGGCCACCCGCCGGCTCTCCGCCGACGTGGACGCGGCGGCGGCGCGGCTGCGTCCCGTGTACGTGGCGGAGGGGCGGCCGGGGCTGGGGGAGCGGGCCCGCGAGGAGTTCACGGACCGGCTGGCCGAGGCGGTCGGTGCGGCCGCCGCCGGGCAGGCCGCCGAGCGGGAGTGGCGCCGGAACGCGGGGCGCGCCTGCGGGACGCCGTGGCTGCGGCTCTGGCGCTGGTACGAGTCCCGGGGGCTGCCGGGCAGCCTGGACCGGATGGGCCAGGCGCTCGCCCCGCCGGAGGAGGAGCTGACGGCCCGGCAGCGAGTGGAGCAGGCGGTCCGGATCGTCGCGGACGACGCCGCCGACGGGCTGCCCGCGCCCTGGGCCCAGGCGGTGCGCGAGGCGGCGTTCACCGGGGCGAAGGGGCTGCCGGAGGCGCTGGACGAGCTGGCGGTGAAGGCGGGGGCGGGGCCTGCCAAGGGCTCGGGCAGGTCGTCCGGGAAGAAGGCGGGGAAGGCTTCAGGGAAGGGCTCGGACAAGACGTCCGAGACGTCCTCCGGGACGGTCGCGGGTGCTTCCTACGGGGGCGGGCGCGCCGGTTCGGCGGGCCGCGGTGGCCCGGCGACCGGTGCGGCGCTCGGCGGGCGGCCGGCCAAGCCGCCCCGGCCGAAGTGGTGGCCCGCCGCCGTACTGGTCCAGGCGTCCATGACGCTGATCCAGATCTTCGGCGGGCTGTGGCTGCTCGGCCAGATCATCGGGGTCCTGGAGCCCGGGCTCGTCACCCCCGCCCTGATCATGCTGGCCGGAGTCGTCGGCGGGCCGCTGGTGGAGTGGTCCTGCGCGGCGGCCATCCGGGGGCCCGCCCGGCGCTACGGGCAGGACGCCGAACGGCGGCTGCGCGAGGCGGCGGCCGCGTGCGGACGGGCCAGGGTCCTGGACCCGGTCTCGGCGGAGCTGGTGCGCTACCGGGAGGTGCGCGAGCGGTACGCGGCGGTGACGGAGTTTTCCACAACCGGCCGGTAATCCACAGGCTCCGGCGCACTCCGTCCGCGGCGTCCACCATGAAGTCAGTGCCGGTGACCGGGAACGACGGTCACCGGTCACCCGGAACATGACGACGGAATGCGGGGGCGGAAATGAACGGGACGATGGTGACGCTGGTGGGGAACGCCGCCACTGCGGTGGAGTTCCGCGACACGGCGACCGGGGGGATGGCGCGATTTCGCCTCGCCGTGACCCCGCGGCGCCGGGACCGCGAGACCCAGCTCTGGACGGACGGGCCCACCAGCTTCTACACGGTCTGGGCCTGGCGGACGCTCGCCACGAATCTGGCCGCGTCCGTGGCGATCGGGGAACCCCTCGTGGTGCACGGCCGGCTGAAGGTCCGCGAGGAGGAACGGGACGGCGGGCGAAGGACGTTCGTGGATGTGGAGGCGGTCGCGGTCGGCCATGACCTGAGCCGGGGGACCGCCGCCTTCCGCCGGGTCGTCCGGACCGAACCGGCCTTGACCTCCGCCCTGCGGAGCGGAACAGACGGAGCGTCAGGAGGCGATTCCGGCGCGTCACAGACCCTGTCGGAAGGCCCTGCCGAACGCGTCACCGAAAGGGCCGCCGTGTCCTGAAAGGGCTGGTCGGGGTGGGCGGCCCGGCGATAACGATTCCGATTCGGAATGGTTGGGCGGAGGCAGGACGGGGGATTACGGATCGCCCGTTCCTTAGGATTCCCAGAGCTCATGGGTCACTTGAGTCTGCTGGCGAGGCATTCCCCACACGCGCACCATGCGCGAGGGCCTCGCCCGGAGGGGAATCCTGTGTTTTCTGCGCCTGCAGTGTCCGCTTCGCCGTCCTACGCGCAGGCGGGGCACGCCGCCCGCGGCAGAGCGGCGCGGACCGGGAAGACTCCCGGGCGCGGACGAGGCCTCTTCCGCCCGGTGGCCGCGCTGCTGCTCTCCGGTCTCGTCACGGCGGCGGCCACCCTGGCCGGGGCGGGCACGGCGGCCGCCGACGACTCGGGCCGGCACCAGGGCGGCGCGGCGGCGGTGCTCGACGGACTGAAGACCTTCGACAACGCCGTGCTCCGCATGCCGGGCGAGAACGGTGCCCCCGCCCGTACGCAGGAACTGCCCGCCGGGCTCTTCGAGATGACCGTGGACGGCGGCGGCAGGCTCAAGACGTACTGCATCGACCTCCACAACCCCGCCCAGGACCAGGCGAAGTACCTGGAGACCCCGTGGGCCGAGACCTCGCTCGGCGCCAACCGGAACGCCGGGAAGATCCGGTGGATCCTCCAGCACTCCTACCCCCAGGTCGACGACCTCGCCGCACTCGCCGAGGCGGCGGGCACCGGACCGCTCACCGAGAGGACCGCCGCCGCGGGCACCCAGGTCGCCATCTGGCGCTACTCGGACGGCGCCGATGTCACCGCGTCGGACAAGCACGCCGAGAAGCTCGCCGACTGGCTGCAGAAGAGCGCGCGCAACGCCGCCGAACCCCGGGCCTCCCTGACCCTGGAGCCCGCGGC is a genomic window containing:
- a CDS encoding NB-ARC domain-containing protein encodes the protein MPDFTGRASEIQVIEREALVGRHGQHSVTAVVTGKPGVGKTCLAVHLAHRMGVAYEDGELYADLRGVDERPALPEEIMARFMQALGMPETEIPGDTCLRLDAYRRTVTGRSLLIVLDNAADKKQVRTLLPPGAGSLVLVTSRNRLIGLESVHRCDLEMFPTSASLDFMRKVVGEDAVDREPRDAQRVAEFCGHLPLALRIAAIRLHSTCNMRMSDLARELRDERDRLEALKADDLAVRAAFNLSYRKMGKGARNTFKSLSHVPGADFGTGICSAVSVFEVRQAAKMLRKLVDANLVEQSEVPGRFRFHDLLKVFSREKMEKGPADRVQGDRRRMLTWLQRSALKVQSTLGGVFEVELPDSGSAEIDSIETAAAWVDSEFLNAVAALGVAESYDAPERVVGLALALSGIFGRGACPQQRCRGSSSAR
- a CDS encoding dynamin family protein, whose amino-acid sequence is MDVRPQLIDALSALRDRVAAVRLPLPLPGAERARQTRVELLAQLDDYLLPRLKDPEAPLLAVIGGSTGAGKSTLVNSLVGCRVSEAGVLRPTTRTPVLVCHPDDHHWFAGVRVLPQLTRIWLPPGRPRDPDGLDDLGAGADDEADVLRIETAVSLPPGLAILDAPDIDSLVVRNRVLAAELICAADVWVMVTTASRYADAVPWHLLRTAKEYDAALVTVLDRVPHQVIAEVSRQYAALLTRAGLGDVPRFTIPELPESAGGGSGLLPTTAVAPLRAWLTHRAQDPAARQQAVGRTASGLIESLNVRMPALASAVAAQYAASVRLTGVVEDAYANEADRIRRRLQSGAVLSGDARTRWRGYPLYSAPGELLEALVDSLIALLQCAVSAADAQIRTQWSREPAAGVFRFEGAGREAGGWGPVEDIEGRIAVAVRRWRRVLEELAEEEVRQLERSVAPDPESVAALLATALLGGRRARTAGEQLAERIGAQGALRLRDKGGELLTTYLDQVLGGERDRRLAPLDALDVAPEPQAELIAALSVMQKERWQR
- a CDS encoding YfjP family GTPase yields the protein MTAVTDENQGNGTAATGGPKEAEAPGKDDGHWDDGLIARRAAAVDGRGDGSGGGDSRTGGRGRSRAGSASAPAADEDDVRPQVEAYVPSGGPLPTRLDALRELVGLSRARLDRDTLTEAGRVLDEAAARQRLSSRHTVVAIAGATGSGKSTLFNALAGAQISDTGLRRPTTSQPIACSWTDGAAGLLDRLAIPGRLRRRPHPGPAASDEALQGLVLVDLPDHDSAATAHRDQVDRVLALVDAVIWVVDPEKYADAALHERYLRPLAGHAEVTFVVLNQIDRLPGEAAELVLDDLRRLLDEDGMALGEHGEPGATVMSLSALTGDGVPELRELVGRFVQDRTAATRRLSADVDAAAARLRPVYVAEGRPGLGERAREEFTDRLAEAVGAAAAGQAAEREWRRNAGRACGTPWLRLWRWYESRGLPGSLDRMGQALAPPEEELTARQRVEQAVRIVADDAADGLPAPWAQAVREAAFTGAKGLPEALDELAVKAGAGPAKGSGRSSGKKAGKASGKGSDKTSETSSGTVAGASYGGGRAGSAGRGGPATGAALGGRPAKPPRPKWWPAAVLVQASMTLIQIFGGLWLLGQIIGVLEPGLVTPALIMLAGVVGGPLVEWSCAAAIRGPARRYGQDAERRLREAAAACGRARVLDPVSAELVRYREVRERYAAVTEFSTTGR
- a CDS encoding single-stranded DNA-binding protein produces the protein MNGTMVTLVGNAATAVEFRDTATGGMARFRLAVTPRRRDRETQLWTDGPTSFYTVWAWRTLATNLAASVAIGEPLVVHGRLKVREEERDGGRRTFVDVEAVAVGHDLSRGTAAFRRVVRTEPALTSALRSGTDGASGGDSGASQTLSEGPAERVTERAAVS